One genomic window of Etheostoma spectabile isolate EspeVRDwgs_2016 chromosome 7, UIUC_Espe_1.0, whole genome shotgun sequence includes the following:
- the spata2 gene encoding spermatogenesis-associated protein 2 — MDAKLKEDLFRRYVTALERRLEDGGEYTGTRTTPEEDRGRHKDSEALLSTATALLGAYQPDPAQRFRMVRFYEVVENALRCQRGGNIKSLERAFHTLETICTNLLLYPWKKEFRCIKTFTGPYVYHLQSAISDAELRSLMRTIGYACDHDSQFYLQEHPGGTNHLRQLAFELFLAQAECRLLGEVVALARGSASELEALELRRGCRDDAAGCAEALRRRDSLGADMARLSVRPLDIERPHAHHLRRGSRPSKSVDVTDGAGHWHAAVSKPVLKASLSLRKEPLFVDAEEDMKDEIIRPSTSASLFSVAAPPSYSPIADFFPIQSPPPADAYTSYHLSSLDEIDLYTERGVGTGGRQTPSRPPSREPRDVRDGWLLKAHGSVKCQGCGLGCSSMASCQRCDMILCSACHDVDPSPCCGLQDYHQKSPRPLDGYIPVKEKLSVYSNTHSHSHLHPHPLTLTHSHSHPHPQMVEKPLMSTKLFASKSIALTTPKGGSSERISMGGSRCGFCNKPGASHTCVNCSKVSCDSCMGLYGKDICTRKNPQHSFVPNHQLNFKSGTISHLVYR; from the exons ATGGATGCCAAGTTAAAAGAGGACCTCTTTCGAAGGTATGTGACGGCACTGGAGAGGCGTCTGGAAGATGGAGGGGAATACACAGGGACAAGAACAACAccagaggaggacagagggagacacAAGGACAGTGAGGCGCTACTCTCCACAGCTACAGCTCTGCTAGGGGCCTACCAGCCTGATCCGGCACAACGTTTCCGGATGGTGCGTTTTTATGAAGTGGTGGAGAATGCTCTCCGCTGCCAGAGAGGGGGCAACATCAAGAGCCTGGAGAGAGCCTTCCACACATTGGAAACCATCTGCACCAACCTCTTGCTCTATCCCTGGAAGAAGGAGTTCCGATGTATAAAG ACCTTCACTGGCCCATATGTGTACCATTTGCAGTCGGCCATTTCTGATGCTGAACTCCGAAGTCTTATGCGCACCATCGGCTATGCCTGTGACCATGATTCGCAGTTCTATTTGCAGGAGCACCCAGGAGGCACAAATCATCTCCGGCAGTTGGCGTTTGAGCTCTTCCTGGCCCAGGCAGAGTGTCGTCTTCTAGGAGAAGTAGTGGCTTTGGCCCGTGGTTCGGCCTCAGAGCTGGAGGCCCTGGAACTCCGAAGAGGCTGCAGAGATGATGCAGCTGGCTGTGCTGAGGCGCTCCGGAGACGGGACAGCCTTGGGGCAGATATGGCTCGGCTGTCTGTGCGGCCTTTAGATATAGAGAGGCCTCATGCCCACCACCTGAGGCGAGGTAGCCGACCGTCTAAGTCTGTGGATGTTACAGATGGGGCTGGTCACTGGCACGCAGCAGTTAGCAAGCCTGTTTTGAAGGCCTCATTGAGTCTGAGGAAGGAGCCTCTGTTTGTGGATGCGGAGGAGGATATGAAGGATGAGATCATCAGGCCCAGTACCTCAGCATCTCTGTTCTCTGTGGCAGCGCCACCTTCCTATAGCCCTATTGCGGATTTCTTTCCAATTCAGTCACCTCCCCCAGCCGATGCCTACACATCCTACCACCTGTCATCTTTGGATGAGATTGACTTGTACACAGAGAGGGGTGTTGGGACAGGAGGAAGGCAGACCCCCTCTCGACCTCCATCCAGAGAGCCTCGGGATGTAAGGGATGGGTGGCTGCTCAAAGCTCATGGTAGTGTGAAATGTCAGGGCTGTGGGCTTGGCTGCTCTTCTATGGCCTCTTGCCAGAGATGTGACATGATCCTCTGTTCTGCCTGTCATGATGTGGACCCCTCCCCTTGCTGCGGCCTCCAGGACTACCACCAGAAATCCCCACGACCCCTCGATGGATACATTCCTGTCAAGGAAAAGCTCTCCGTCTACTCTAACACTCACTCCCACTCCCATCTCCATCCGCACCCCCTCACACTgactcactcacactctcacCCCCACCCCCAGATGGTGGAGAAACCCCTCATGTCCACAAAGCTGTTTGCTAGCAAGTCTATTGCCTTGACCACACCAAAGGGAGGCAGCAGTGAGCGAATAAGCATGGGGGGATCGCGATGCGGGTTTTGCAACAAGCCAGGGGCATCCCACACCTGTGTGAACTGCTCTAAGGTGTCGTGTGACTCCTGCATGGGCTTGTATGGAAAAGATATTTGCACGCGAAAAAATCCCCAACACAGCTTTGTGCCCAACCATCAGCTCAACTTCAAGTCTGGCACCATATCTCACCTGGTGTACCGATGA